One stretch of Balneola sp. MJW-20 DNA includes these proteins:
- a CDS encoding GNAT family N-acetyltransferase has translation MKIISLRESPEYKDEAIRYLQKSWPGVLPIIYEDCISYSINARNSLPQWYLLELRDRLIGCAGLITNDFISRGDLYPWLCALFIDNEFRGSDYGFLLIEKAKQDTKKFGFDYLYLCTSLIGYYEKKGFKYIGQGYHPWGEDSRIYESLV, from the coding sequence ATGAAAATAATATCGCTTAGAGAGTCTCCGGAATATAAAGATGAGGCTATTCGATATCTGCAAAAAAGCTGGCCGGGTGTGCTTCCAATTATTTATGAAGATTGTATTTCCTATAGTATTAATGCGAGAAACTCTTTACCTCAATGGTATCTGCTCGAACTGAGAGATAGATTAATTGGATGTGCAGGTCTAATAACTAATGATTTTATTAGTCGCGGAGACTTATACCCCTGGCTATGCGCATTATTTATTGATAATGAGTTTAGAGGAAGTGATTATGGATTTCTGCTAATTGAAAAGGCAAAACAGGACACCAAAAAGTTTGGATTTGATTATCTGTATCTATGTACCAGCCTGATCGGGTATTACGAAAAAAAAGGTTTTAAGTATATCGGGCAAGGATATCATCCTTGGGGAGAGGATTCCAGAATATATGAATCATTAGTTTAA
- a CDS encoding AAA family ATPase, with the protein MKRIVLFGNSGSGKSTLAKEYASEFKLAHLDLDTLAWEDTTPPERRAFKSSAKEIDAFQADHSEWVIEGCYAGLLEYAMRKATEIIFLNPGVKTCVSNARSRPWESHKYPSKKAQDDNLSMLLEWIKKYPLRDDEFSLRAHRILYEGFEGKKKEYTSNLR; encoded by the coding sequence ATGAAACGAATAGTACTATTTGGTAACTCCGGTTCCGGTAAGTCCACCCTTGCTAAGGAATATGCATCTGAATTCAAATTAGCGCATCTTGATCTTGATACCCTGGCCTGGGAAGATACCACACCCCCTGAACGGCGGGCATTCAAATCGAGTGCAAAAGAAATTGATGCCTTTCAGGCAGACCACAGTGAATGGGTCATTGAAGGATGTTATGCCGGTTTACTCGAATATGCCATGCGTAAGGCAACGGAAATAATCTTCCTGAACCCGGGCGTTAAGACCTGCGTCAGCAATGCCCGGTCCCGACCCTGGGAATCGCATAAATATCCTTCTAAAAAGGCTCAGGATGATAATTTATCTATGCTCTTAGAATGGATCAAAAAGTATCCTTTAAGGGATGATGAGTTTTCACTCAGGGCGCATCGAATACTTTACGAAGGCTTTGAAGGAAAAAAGAAAGAATATACCTCCAACCTTAGGTAA
- a CDS encoding DUF1572 family protein → MGSEYLDSVRKQFEYYKLLGEKTFNQLDEQDLFWQYNEESNSIAITVNHLRGNMRSRWTDILTSDGEKEWRNRDREFESVIQSKQELLEKWEDGWKCLFDAMDSIREDDFETIVYIRNQEHSIMDAFNRQLAHYAYHIGQIVYIGRMIKGQEWKSLSIPRGKSAEFNAAKFAKGTNRQ, encoded by the coding sequence ATGGGCTCAGAATACCTGGATAGTGTCAGAAAGCAGTTTGAGTACTATAAATTGCTTGGGGAAAAAACATTCAACCAGCTGGATGAGCAGGATCTCTTTTGGCAGTATAATGAAGAATCAAATTCTATCGCCATCACGGTGAATCACCTGAGGGGAAATATGAGATCCCGATGGACTGATATTTTGACCTCCGACGGAGAAAAAGAATGGCGGAACAGAGACCGGGAATTTGAATCGGTGATTCAAAGCAAACAGGAGCTCCTTGAAAAATGGGAAGATGGATGGAAATGCCTGTTTGATGCCATGGACTCTATCCGTGAGGATGATTTTGAGACCATAGTGTATATCCGCAACCAGGAACATTCCATCATGGATGCTTTTAACCGGCAGCTGGCCCATTATGCGTATCACATCGGGCAGATCGTCTATATCGGCAGAATGATCAAAGGACAGGAATGGAAAAGCCTCTCCATCCCCAGAGGAAAATCTGCGGAATTCAATGCCGCTAAGTTCGCTAAGGGGACAAACCGTCAATAA
- a CDS encoding YwbE family protein, with protein MDGTQRKDIHIGSEVEVVQKHHQRSGELTSGVVARLLTKSPSHPHGIKVRLESGVVGRVKKINS; from the coding sequence ATGGACGGAACCCAACGCAAGGATATACACATCGGCAGTGAAGTTGAAGTGGTTCAGAAACACCATCAACGCTCCGGAGAACTTACCTCCGGCGTGGTGGCCCGATTACTGACCAAGTCTCCCTCCCATCCCCACGGCATCAAGGTGCGATTGGAATCAGGGGTTGTTGGAAGAGTGAAGAAGATAAATTCTTAA
- a CDS encoding DUF4440 domain-containing protein, with amino-acid sequence MKNPMSAAPKLFNDQLNPALVLLLMIALLTPACNRSPGAEDIRSEVLFEFRQLTEAVQSQDTEAYYAFFDQDHFTAQFGGMTIDSFAAFKAIYDSILPDLDGYLSLEFPVVEVRVINETSAVLINEYSEVVLTVSGDTVRTSGSGTQVWDKTSGHWKLVHVAGSTK; translated from the coding sequence GTGAAAAATCCGATGTCTGCTGCTCCAAAATTATTCAACGATCAATTGAACCCGGCCTTAGTCCTTCTCTTAATGATAGCCCTGTTAACGCCGGCTTGTAACAGGAGTCCGGGCGCTGAGGACATCCGGTCAGAAGTATTGTTCGAATTCCGGCAATTAACCGAAGCGGTGCAATCACAGGATACCGAAGCTTACTACGCTTTTTTCGACCAGGACCATTTTACCGCACAATTCGGGGGCATGACCATTGATTCCTTTGCCGCCTTCAAAGCCATCTATGACTCCATTCTTCCCGACCTGGATGGCTACCTCTCGCTCGAGTTTCCTGTTGTTGAGGTGCGCGTGATCAACGAAACATCGGCCGTCCTTATAAATGAATATTCCGAGGTCGTTCTTACGGTTTCAGGTGATACCGTCCGAACATCCGGAAGCGGGACCCAGGTATGGGATAAAACCTCCGGACACTGGAAACTGGTCCATGTGGCAGGAAGCACAAAGTAA
- a CDS encoding DUF6090 family protein: MIQFLRKIRQTLVMENKTGKYFKYAIGEIVLVVIGILIALQINNWNEERKARVEERELLTNLSVSFTNKLAELEDKNAGRIENIENINRLLHDISRGELSYSEGDMTQVIGRLYTWFTVNEEFSVIDMLFSSGRINTISNDTLKSQLISWPDQMEEMFEEQRVIQDLVVSRLNPLIAQYYSYANMVMASDSSYTGSPNPNDLNALLKDRDFEGLISRKKIYLMTNINDTNILIDNARSILGLIEEELNRN, encoded by the coding sequence ATGATCCAATTCCTACGAAAAATTCGCCAGACCTTAGTTATGGAAAATAAGACCGGAAAGTATTTCAAATACGCCATTGGGGAGATCGTTCTGGTCGTCATCGGGATCCTGATCGCCCTGCAGATCAATAACTGGAATGAGGAAAGGAAAGCACGGGTGGAGGAGCGCGAATTACTCACGAATTTAAGCGTATCCTTCACCAATAAGCTGGCCGAGCTGGAAGATAAAAATGCGGGCCGGATTGAGAATATTGAAAACATCAATCGTTTACTGCACGATATATCCCGCGGAGAACTCAGTTACAGCGAAGGTGATATGACTCAGGTTATTGGCCGGTTGTACACCTGGTTTACGGTCAATGAGGAATTCAGCGTGATCGATATGCTCTTTAGTTCCGGCCGGATCAATACCATCTCCAACGATACCCTGAAATCTCAGCTCATTTCATGGCCTGACCAGATGGAAGAAATGTTCGAAGAACAGCGTGTGATACAGGATCTGGTCGTCAGCAGGCTGAATCCTCTGATCGCTCAGTATTACTCCTATGCCAATATGGTCATGGCCAGCGACAGCTCCTATACCGGAAGTCCGAATCCGAATGATCTTAACGCACTCTTAAAGGACCGTGATTTTGAAGGCCTCATTTCCCGAAAAAAGATCTACCTCATGACCAACATCAACGACACGAATATACTGATCGATAATGCCCGGTCCATATTAGGTCTGATCGAAGAGGAGTTAAATAGGAATTAA
- a CDS encoding DUF6090 family protein has product MENKTGRYFKYAVGEIVLVVIGILIALQINNWNEQRKEAVFEIQILKSFRESLETDLSDVDANIAQHKQGIQAADSILGLLNSSVTINEDSVSTLFARIQLPTRFVHSTSAFESLKSKGVNIISNDDLQKKIVDVYDSQYNFFLQAEQDFVDQIVLGWQTILPTRFEEGLDYQFTMGGQGSLKPLDFEALRDDQEFLYYLKTLRNHTKIFVEYFYSNLRADIVDLMEMIDSEIEEKERS; this is encoded by the coding sequence ATGGAAAATAAGACCGGACGATATTTCAAATACGCTGTCGGGGAGATCGTCCTGGTGGTCATCGGGATCCTCATCGCACTGCAGATCAATAACTGGAACGAGCAGCGCAAAGAAGCCGTCTTTGAAATTCAGATCCTGAAATCTTTCCGGGAATCGCTGGAGACTGATTTGTCTGATGTGGATGCTAATATTGCTCAGCATAAGCAGGGTATTCAGGCCGCCGATTCTATTCTGGGCCTACTCAACTCCTCCGTTACTATTAATGAAGATTCTGTATCCACACTCTTCGCCCGGATACAGTTACCTACCCGCTTTGTACACTCCACCAGTGCTTTTGAATCACTTAAGTCAAAAGGAGTGAACATCATTTCAAACGATGATCTGCAGAAGAAGATCGTGGATGTCTACGATTCGCAGTATAACTTCTTCTTACAGGCCGAACAGGATTTTGTGGACCAGATCGTGTTAGGCTGGCAAACCATCCTTCCTACACGATTTGAAGAGGGGCTTGATTACCAGTTCACTATGGGCGGGCAGGGATCCCTTAAACCTCTGGATTTCGAAGCGCTGAGAGATGATCAGGAGTTTTTGTATTACCTGAAGACTCTCCGTAATCATACTAAGATATTTGTTGAATATTTTTACAGCAATTTGAGAGCCGATATAGTTGACTTAATGGAAATGATCGATAGTGAGATCGAAGAAAAAGAAAGATCATGA
- a CDS encoding flavin monoamine oxidase family protein → MIRADVVILGAGLTGLTLNYLLLKQNLDVVILEARNRTGGRIYTTNRQHEAPIEMGATWLGPQHRRLISLLKDLNIEVFEQTLGKRAIYEPTSMGPHQLVTLPPDQQSSYRIRGGTSKLIQILADEVSDDSIYFDQPARSVTEDEKGLTIKTSDLSFESKIVVSTLPPRLLQKSVELNPGLSEEVTRLLARTHTWMGESIKFGLTYQDPFWRKDNLSGTVFSNVGPITEMYDHSDFEDDHYALKGFLNGSYFTLSLQERKNMVVNQLRKYYGDQAEHYLNYHELVWTHEEYTFTPYDEHVLPHQNNGHELYNKPHMNGRFFIAGAETSLVSPGYMDGAVSSAERVAAQIMAK, encoded by the coding sequence ATGATCCGTGCTGATGTAGTCATTTTAGGGGCCGGTCTTACCGGACTTACACTGAACTACTTGCTGCTGAAACAAAATCTGGATGTTGTTATCCTTGAAGCAAGAAACCGAACCGGTGGCAGGATCTATACCACTAATAGGCAACACGAAGCCCCTATAGAAATGGGTGCTACCTGGCTGGGCCCTCAGCATCGCCGGCTGATCTCCCTTCTGAAAGATCTGAATATTGAAGTCTTCGAACAGACTCTCGGTAAAAGGGCGATCTATGAACCTACCTCTATGGGTCCTCATCAACTGGTGACTTTACCCCCTGATCAGCAGTCAAGTTACCGCATCAGAGGAGGCACATCCAAGCTGATCCAGATACTGGCTGATGAAGTGAGTGATGATTCTATCTATTTTGATCAGCCGGCACGATCTGTAACCGAAGATGAGAAGGGGCTGACCATTAAAACCAGTGATCTTAGTTTCGAATCAAAGATAGTGGTCTCTACCCTCCCACCCAGACTACTTCAGAAATCCGTTGAACTGAACCCCGGGCTGTCGGAAGAGGTTACCAGGCTCCTTGCCCGGACTCATACCTGGATGGGAGAATCCATCAAATTCGGACTTACCTATCAGGATCCGTTTTGGAGAAAAGATAATTTAAGCGGTACGGTATTCAGCAATGTGGGACCCATAACCGAGATGTATGATCATTCAGACTTCGAAGACGATCATTATGCTTTGAAAGGGTTCCTGAACGGCAGTTATTTCACCTTAAGTCTTCAGGAAAGAAAGAATATGGTCGTTAATCAGCTCCGTAAATACTACGGAGATCAGGCTGAGCATTACCTTAATTACCATGAACTAGTTTGGACCCACGAAGAATATACATTTACACCTTATGATGAGCATGTGCTTCCTCATCAGAACAATGGTCATGAGCTCTACAATAAACCTCATATGAATGGCCGGTTCTTCATCGCCGGTGCTGAGACATCCCTCGTTTCCCCCGGATATATGGATGGGGCGGTGTCTAGTGCCGAGAGGGTTGCTGCTCAGATCATGGCAAAATGA
- a CDS encoding CIA30 family protein codes for MKYLIISLLFTLSMNTQVLFDFNNDDAANQWQIEDDVVMGGRSSGNFSLSDQGYGIFEGEVSLENNGGFSSLQNRHDPISVNKDSKIRLRVKGDGKRYQFRVKRSRRDYQSYITYFDTNGEWQEIEIALSDMYPNYRGNRLDGPNFNHDYFEVTRFFIGNKKPQSFRLLIDEITLVSE; via the coding sequence ATGAAATATCTGATCATATCACTTTTATTTACTCTAAGCATGAATACACAGGTACTGTTCGATTTCAATAACGATGATGCAGCTAATCAATGGCAGATCGAGGATGATGTAGTAATGGGCGGTAGGTCCAGCGGTAATTTTAGCCTGAGCGATCAAGGATACGGTATCTTTGAGGGAGAAGTATCCCTGGAGAATAATGGCGGTTTTTCTTCTCTGCAGAACCGGCACGATCCCATCTCTGTAAACAAAGACAGTAAGATCAGACTCAGGGTTAAAGGAGATGGTAAGCGTTATCAGTTCCGAGTAAAACGGAGTCGACGCGATTATCAGTCTTACATCACATATTTCGATACCAACGGAGAGTGGCAGGAAATTGAGATCGCGCTCAGTGATATGTATCCCAACTACCGGGGCAACCGCCTGGACGGACCTAACTTCAATCACGACTATTTTGAGGTCACCCGCTTTTTTATTGGCAATAAAAAACCACAGTCATTCAGGCTGCTTATTGATGAGATCACCCTGGTATCTGAATGA
- a CDS encoding tetratricopeptide repeat protein: protein MDPARWTKIETICDEALKLEAEERETYLLNSCGEDKALLSEIRSLLDQSETELLSRPLVHLESSLIFSDEESSKEKMIGPYRLIREIASGGMGKVFLAVRNDEQFERFVALKVIRKELVNESILQRFYEERQILASLNHPNIGRLFDGGTTEEGVPWFAMEYVEGIPITQFLNQNRYGTEKKIELFLKVCSAVQYAHQNLIIHRDLKPENILITASGDPKLLDFGIAKLTGAEQKPGQTQYQNRIMTPEYASPEQVRHDNITTASDVYALGVLLYQLLTDTLPYEFVKRSPAEIERTICNTIPPLPSTRANNKALKGDLDCVILKALKKDPADRYASVEQLSADLNRYLKDRPVLAQKDSLVYQTRKFVSRNKWSVTVSAVIGLLIITFATVTMIQSQTIQERAVEAERERDRAEQVSGFLTNLFELVSPDQAQNNALSAVELLQRGAERVDTEFRDQPAQQANLYLVISDVYETLGSFDEALIHAEKAFSLLEDLHGSNHPEIARALNSMGWLYRQKADFEKADSLLTAALNMRKTIYGTDHLDVARSLNDLAVLKQSRGDYAATDSLLKQAIEIRRTISGDQNEAVGVLLSNYAALKYGLGDFVAAEQLMSESLDVMLITAGNSDMQTANVMSNLAAIMMVQQKMDGAIKYYQQALEVRLRILGEDHPDIASSYAHLGNLYRGTGQVDLSEELLLKAYDIRERVLGTEHELTVDSRRLLGLLYSAKGDVDKAKGYYTDAISGYRSTSSGGNTEMSETLHNLGKLYLSTDDPAAAENPLREAYDMRKKIFGDDHNLTIDSMIYLGVCLAQLDKTSESRTLLSSGLEKLNKPEKDQPELRQLAEKTLQGLR from the coding sequence GGTTCATCTGGAATCCTCTCTCATTTTCTCAGATGAAGAGTCATCGAAGGAAAAAATGATCGGTCCCTACCGACTGATCCGGGAAATTGCCTCCGGAGGAATGGGTAAAGTTTTTCTGGCAGTAAGGAATGACGAACAGTTCGAACGCTTCGTAGCTTTAAAAGTAATACGGAAAGAGCTGGTAAATGAATCCATCCTGCAACGTTTTTATGAGGAACGACAGATACTCGCATCGCTGAATCATCCCAATATCGGCCGGCTGTTTGACGGCGGAACCACCGAAGAGGGTGTCCCCTGGTTCGCAATGGAATACGTAGAGGGAATTCCGATCACACAATTTCTAAACCAAAACCGATACGGAACCGAAAAGAAGATCGAGCTCTTCTTGAAGGTCTGTTCCGCTGTACAATATGCGCATCAGAACCTAATCATTCATCGTGATCTTAAACCTGAAAATATACTAATCACTGCTTCGGGTGACCCGAAACTGCTTGACTTCGGTATTGCCAAACTGACCGGAGCTGAACAAAAACCGGGACAAACACAGTATCAGAATCGAATCATGACGCCGGAATATGCCTCTCCGGAACAGGTAAGACACGATAACATTACAACCGCAAGTGATGTCTATGCACTGGGAGTTCTCCTGTATCAGCTTCTTACTGATACATTACCCTATGAATTTGTTAAGAGGTCACCCGCTGAAATTGAAAGGACGATCTGTAATACGATTCCTCCCCTCCCATCCACCAGGGCGAATAACAAAGCATTAAAGGGAGATCTGGATTGTGTGATCCTGAAAGCCCTGAAAAAGGACCCTGCAGATCGTTATGCTTCGGTTGAGCAGCTTTCAGCTGATCTGAACCGGTATCTCAAGGATCGGCCGGTTCTTGCACAGAAAGATTCCCTGGTTTATCAGACCCGGAAATTCGTATCACGAAATAAATGGAGTGTGACCGTTTCGGCAGTGATAGGCCTTCTGATCATTACTTTTGCAACGGTAACCATGATACAGTCTCAGACTATTCAGGAACGTGCTGTTGAAGCAGAAAGAGAGCGTGACCGTGCGGAACAGGTCAGCGGGTTTCTAACAAATCTGTTCGAGTTGGTAAGTCCCGATCAGGCTCAGAATAATGCCCTTTCCGCAGTTGAACTATTACAGCGGGGAGCAGAACGTGTAGACACCGAGTTCCGAGATCAGCCTGCACAGCAGGCAAATCTGTATTTGGTGATTTCCGATGTTTACGAGACCCTGGGGTCCTTTGATGAGGCGCTGATACATGCAGAAAAAGCATTTTCTCTGCTTGAGGATCTTCATGGCAGCAATCATCCGGAGATCGCACGGGCTCTGAATTCTATGGGATGGTTATACCGTCAGAAAGCGGATTTCGAAAAAGCTGATTCTCTTCTCACAGCAGCACTCAATATGCGCAAAACCATTTACGGCACAGATCACCTGGATGTAGCTCGTTCCCTGAATGACCTGGCGGTGCTGAAACAGTCAAGGGGTGATTACGCAGCAACCGATTCCCTGCTTAAACAGGCTATAGAGATCAGGAGAACCATATCAGGTGATCAGAATGAAGCAGTAGGCGTTTTACTCAGTAATTATGCTGCCCTGAAATACGGTCTGGGTGATTTTGTGGCTGCCGAGCAGCTTATGAGCGAATCACTCGATGTCATGCTTATTACCGCGGGAAACAGTGATATGCAGACGGCGAACGTAATGAGTAATCTTGCCGCCATTATGATGGTACAGCAGAAAATGGACGGGGCAATAAAATATTACCAGCAAGCACTGGAAGTAAGGCTTCGTATCCTGGGTGAGGATCATCCGGATATAGCCTCAAGTTATGCGCATCTTGGAAATCTATACAGAGGCACCGGTCAGGTTGACCTATCAGAAGAGTTACTATTGAAAGCCTATGATATTCGTGAAAGAGTACTAGGCACAGAACATGAACTAACGGTCGACAGCAGAAGATTACTTGGACTTCTATACAGTGCCAAGGGAGATGTCGATAAAGCAAAAGGGTACTATACAGATGCCATTTCAGGATATCGCAGCACTTCATCCGGCGGGAATACCGAGATGTCTGAAACCCTGCACAACCTTGGGAAATTATACCTCAGTACAGATGATCCTGCTGCAGCAGAAAACCCGCTACGGGAGGCTTATGATATGAGGAAAAAGATTTTTGGTGATGATCATAACCTGACGATAGATTCGATGATCTATCTTGGTGTTTGCCTGGCTCAGTTAGACAAAACTTCGGAATCAAGAACTCTGCTTAGCTCCGGGCTGGAAAAACTCAATAAACCGGAAAAAGATCAGCCAGAATTACGGCAGTTAGCGGAGAAAACTTTACAGGGTCTCAGATGA